The following DNA comes from Mucisphaera calidilacus.
CACGCAGCGTTTTCTCTTTCTCGAAGACTTCTTCGGGACACGCTTCTCGCAGGCACTGTCGAACCCGGACGAATTCACCGACCAACTCTACGATCCGTTTGGTGGCCTGATCCCCGGTTTCGCCTTCGATGATCCGGGTGACCTGATCGCGACGCCGATCGACTTCCAGTACACCGGCGAGCAGGACATCGACGCTATCTACTGGATGGTCGATCTGCCGGTCACGTCCTGGCTCAAATTCATCGGCGGCATGCGGTTTGAAAGCACGTCGCTCTCGACCGATATCGATCCCGACACGCCGACGACCGAAGTCTATCTCGACGGCCCGGTGCTGGCCACGATCCCAGGGGCCACACCCGGAACACCCGTCTCGGTCAGCTCGTTGCCCCCCGGCACGCTGGACGCCGATCTCAGCCAGGACGACATCCTCCCCTCGATCAGCATGGTGCTCGAGCCGGCCGAGGGCCTGATGGTCCGTGCGGGTTATGCTCACACGATCGCTCGGCCGACGTTCCGCGAGCTGACGCCCGTCTCCCAGTCGCTCTACTTCGGCCAGACGCCTTTCGTGGGTAACCCGTTCCTCAACATGAGCGAGGTGAAGAACTACGACCTGCGTGTCGACTACCGGCCCTACCGCGACACACTCTTCTCCGTCTCCTACTTCTACAAAGACATCAAGGACCACATCCAGGTCGTGCGTCAGGCTCAGGGCTCCAACAGCATCGTCATCCCCGTCAACTTCCCCGACGGCGAGATCAACGGCTGGGAGTTCGAGGTACGCCAGGCCATGGGACGTCTGTATGAACCGCTTCAGGGCCTGACCATCGGCGGCAACGCCACCCTCCTCGACACCGAGGTGACACTCCGCGACTACGAGCAGGACCAGCTGGGGCGTGCCGGCTTCCCGACCGAGACGGTTCGGATGACCGATGCACCGGAGTATCTCTACAACCTCTATTTCACCTACAACCGCGAGGAACTCGGGACGAGTTTCTCACTCTTTTACACGGTTCGGGGTAACACACTCGTCACCACACCCGGCGTCCGAGGCGACGTCAACGGCGCGGGCGGCAGCCCGAACTTCTACATCCCCGCGGTCTACGAAGAGGAGTATGGCACGCTCAACTTCACCATCGCCCAGCGGCTGGGCGAGTATTTCCAGGTGAAATTCGCGGCCAAGAACCTGCTGGATCCCGATATTACGACGTACTACGACAATGAACTCAACGGCGGCAAGACCGTCAAGACGTCCTATAAAAAGGGCGTTGATCTGTCGCTGGGTGTGAGCCTGGACTTCGAGTTCTGAAACCGCTCGGGCCTCTGATCGCCCGGCATGCAAAGGTTGGATGACGATGAAACACCTACTGACACACCCGCTCACGCCCTCGGGCATGGCCGTCGGCCTGCTGGCCGTCGTGCTCGGCACGGGCCTCTGCTCCGCCGCCGACGATCCGGACGCGACGCCGTCGCTGACGATCGACCAGACGCGCGATCAGCTCGAGCAGTGGGTGGAGACACGCCGGCTGATCTCGAAGGAAAAGCGCGACCTTGAGATCGCCAGGGAGCTGCTCCTGGAGCGTATCGCGGTGATCGAGGCCGAGATCGAGGCGATCCGCGGGAAGATCGTCGAGACCGAGGAGAGCCTCGCCAAGACCGACGAGCAGTACAACGAACTCACCAGCGAGAACGAGATGCTCAAGGGCGCGTCCGAGACGCTGCTGGCGACACTCGGCGCGATGGAAGAGCAGGTCCGCCGTCTGCTGATCAGCTCGCCGACGCCGGTGGTCAATCAGGTGAAGATCCTCAGCCAGCAGATCCCCGGCGACCCGGAGTCGACCGACCTGCCGATGTCGAACCGCTACCAGAACGTGATCGGCATCCTGAACGAGATCAACAAGTTCAACAGCGTCGTCACCGTCGCCAACGAAACCCGCGAGGTGGGCGACGGACAGTCGGCGGAGGTCACGGTGATGTACCTCGGCGTCTCGAAGGCCTACTACACGGGACGCAGCGGTGCGATCGGCGGCGTGGGCACGCCCGCGGCGGACGGCTGGGACTGGGAGCCGGTCAACAGCGCCGGACCGGCGATCAAGCTGGCGATCGACATCTACAAGAACGAAGAAGTGGCGGCCTTCGTGGACCTGCCTCTTGAGGTCCAGTGAGGACGAAAAGGACAACCATGAAAACACCCCACACCCTGGCACTGATCCTCATCGGTCTGCTCACCGCGCTGCCGGTGCTGGCGCAGGATGAACCGGCCACCGCCAACGATACGCAGGTCACCGCCCCCGCCCCGGCTCCCGAAGAAGCGGCGGCGGAAACCCCCGAGTCTGCTCAAGAGACAGAGGCCGAAGCCGCCCCGGCAGAGCCGGCCGAAGCGCCTGCGGACACCGCTGCTCAGGCCGCGCCCGAGGCCCCGGCACCGACCTTCGCGGACGTCTCCAGGACGGTCAAGGATCAACTCGACACCGCCGTCGAAGAGCTGAACGAGCTGCGGGCACGGATCGCGGCGGAGCAGATCCCGCTCAACAGCAAGCTCAGTCAGCTCGAGTCGCAGCTGATTGACGCCCGCCAGGAGCTGCAGGCGGCGACGCGCCGGCTCGACAGCCGCAACCTCGAGCTGGCGAACCTGCGCAAGTCGATCACGTCCCGCAAGGACGAGGCTCGCTACCTCTCGAATCTCTTGTCGGAGTACCTGCGCAACCTCGAGCCACGCGTGCACATCGCCGAGCTCCAGCGCTACGAGGAGCAGATCGAGGCGGCCCGCCTCGCGCCCGAGAACACCAACCTGACCGAGCAGGAACGCTTCAACGTTCAGCTGGGTATGGTCAGGACCTCGATCGAACGCCTGTTCGACCTGCAGGGCGGCGCGAGTTACGAGGGGTACGCCGCCGACGAGCAGGGCAACATCCACGAGGGCACCTTCGTGGCGGTCGGTCCCGAGGTGGTCTTCAGCTCGAAGGACGGCAAGGTGGTCGGCACCGTCGACGCCCGCCTGAACTCGGCGGAGCCCACGGTCACGCCCTTCAGCGACGAAGAAGACACCCGTTTGACGGCACAGGTTGTCGCTCAGAGCGAGGGCATGCTGCCCTTCGACCCGACGCTCGGCAACGCGCACGTGATCGAGGCGACGCAGGACACCTTCATCGAGCACGTCCAGAAGGGCGGCCCGGTCATGATCCCCATCTTCCTGCTGGCGGGCCTGTCGCTGCTGATCGCCGTCTTCAAGTGGCTCGGCCTCGCAGCGATCACCAACCCGTCGCGCAAGCGGATGCAGGCGCTGCTGACTGCCGTCGAGAAGCGCGACAAGCCCGGCGCGATCGCCGCGGCCAAGAAGATCGGCGGGCCCGCTGGCGAGATGCTGACCATCGGCGTCGAGCACCTCGGCGAGGCACGCGAACTCATCGAAGAGCTCATGTACGAGAAGGTGCTCTCCTCGACGCTCCGCCTGCAACGCTACCTGCCCTTCATCTCGATCTGCGCTGCCGCGGCGCCGCTGCTCGGCCTGCTCGGCACCGTCACCGGCATCATCAACACCTTCGAGATGATCACCATCTTCGGCACCGGTGACGCGGAAACCCTCTCGGGCGGCATCTCCGAGGCGCTGATCACCACGAAATTCGGACTCATCGTCGCCATCCCCTCTTTGTTGCTCTACGCCTACCTCTCCCGCAAGGCGCGTGGCATCATCGACGGCATGGGGCAGGCCGGCGTCGCGCTCATGAACCAGATCGGCAAGACGCCTTACACCGAGAAGAAGGAGGCCGCCTGATACAGGCGCGACGCGTGTGATCACCCTCAGCCAGCTCCAACCCCAACTCCAGACCTTCTGGACCGACGCCACCCAGATCTGGCTGGCCGGCGGCTGGGCCATGATCGCGATCGCGGTCGTGGCGATGGTGCTCTTCGCCGTGGGCATGCACATCTACCTCCGGCTCAAGACGCGCAACGTGGGCTACGTCAAGGAGTCGACCTGGCGCACCTGGATCGACAAGCCCGACGAACGCTACGGGCTCATCGGCGAGCACCTCGACTTCGTCAGCGGCATCACGACGCTCGAGGGCATGACCCAGGCCTTCGACGAGCTGCGCACCAAGGAGATCACGCCCTACAAGCGCGACCTGCGCGTCATGCGGATCTGCGTCTCGGCGGCGCCGCTGCTCGGCCTGCTCGGCACCGTCACCGGCATGCTCAACACCTTTGGCGCACTCGCATCGGGCTCCGGCGCCGACGCGACCATCGACCTGGTGGCCGGCGGCATCTCCGAGGCCCTCATCACCACCGAGACCGGACTCGTGATCGCCATCCCGGGTCTCTTCTTCCAGTACCACCTCAGCCACATGATCGAACGCTACCAGGCGTTCCTGGCCCATATGGAGACCGCCTGCATGCAGCGGCTCTACCGCAAGCTTTCCTCGAAAACGGAGACCAGGCCCGCCGCATAACCTGCGACGGAAACGAACAGACCATGGGACGCTTTACGGACTACCAATCCGGCGACGACGGGGAAACGAAGGTCGATATCTCGCCGCTGATCGACTGCGTGTTCATCCTGCTGATCTTCTTCATCGTGACGACGAGCTTCGTGCAGGAGACCGGCATCGAGGTGGACAAGCCCCAGCCGAGTAGCCAGCCGACCAACGACGAGAAGACGACCATCGTCCTGCGCCTCGACGAGTCCGGACGCGTCTTCTACGAGGGCCGGGACATCGGGATCGCCGGCGTGCAGTCAGAAGTCAAACGCGTGCTCCAGTCCGAGGAGGCACCGGTGATCGTCCAGGCGTCGTTCAAGGCGCCGGTCGGGTCGCTGGTCCGCGTCATGGACGAGGCACGGATCGCCGGCGCGACCAGGGTCAGCCTGGCCCAGACACAGTGAGGCAGGATCAGGAGCACCATGAGCCGTTTTGAACGCCTACGCGAGGTCGAAGACAGCCCCGACATCGACATGTCGCCGATGATCGACTGCGTCTTCATCATGCTCATCTTCTTCATCGTCGCCACCACCTTCATCGAGGAGTCGGGCGTCGACGTCGAGAAGCCACGCGCCGCGACGCAGGCCAACCTCGAACGCGAGAGCATCTACATCGCCCTGACCGCCGAGGGCGAGGTCGTCTACGCCGGCAAGCAGATCGGCATCACCGGCGTACGGGCCCTGGTTAGCCGCATGGTCGAAAAAGACCCCGGCATGCCCGTCGTCATCGAGGCCGACCTCGGGGCGGAGTCCGGTAAACTCATCAAGATCATCGACGAGGCCAAGCTCGCCGGCGCGACCAAGGTCAGCATGGCGACCAAGCTCTCCCAGAACTGACACCATGACGAGGAAGCGAACAACCCGACAGGTTCACCCGCTGCTGCACCACGCCGCCGTGCTGGTCTCCGCGGCCCTGTTCACACTCGGCCTGTTCCTCGTGCTCCCCGTGATGCAGTCGATCGCCAAGCAGCCGCCGCCCGACACCCGGCTCCAGGGCGCCAACGTCGCCGACGTCCCGCCGCCGCCGCCGCCGCCCGAGGAAGAGCCTCCCGAGGAAGAGCCCGAGGAAGAACCCCCCCAGTTCGAGGAGGCGCCGCCTCTCGACCTCAGCCAGCTCGAGGTCGCGCTCAACCCGGGCGGAGCCGGACTCTGGTCGGGTGATGCCTTCGCCCCGAAGATCAACACCCGCGAGCTCATGGGTGGCGTCGACGACATCCTCGCCAGCATGGGCGACCTCGATTCGAGGCCCCGCGTGGTCTACCAGCCCGGGCCGATGCTCGACGCCAAGCTGCGCAAGCTCGCGCCGGCGACGGTCTACGTCATCTTCATTGTCGACACGAACGGCCGCGTCGAGAACGCCCAGGTACAGAATCCCCTGCACCCGTCGCTGAACAAGGCGGCGCTCAACGCCGTCAAGCAATGGAAGTTCGAACCCGGCATGAAGAGCGGGGAGCCGGTCCGCTTCCGCATGAGAGTTCCCATCACGTTCCCGGAAGGGTGATCCGTCATGATCTCACGACTCGCACTCCTGAGCCTGATCTGCCTTGGCACCGCCGGCTGCGCCGCGCTCAACGCCAGGAACGCGGCCGCCGAGGAGGAGCCCATCGTCGCGACCGCGCCGGCCGAGGGTGACACGCGCGGCGCCGACCTCAGCATCTGGGACGACAGCCGCTTCAAGGACCAGTTCACCGACTCCTACGTCGCCGACACCGAGATCGAGCCACGCGTCACGACCATCGAACGCGACGTGATGCTCAGCGTCATCGAGCTGC
Coding sequences within:
- a CDS encoding MotA/TolQ/ExbB proton channel family protein; amino-acid sequence: MITLSQLQPQLQTFWTDATQIWLAGGWAMIAIAVVAMVLFAVGMHIYLRLKTRNVGYVKESTWRTWIDKPDERYGLIGEHLDFVSGITTLEGMTQAFDELRTKEITPYKRDLRVMRICVSAAPLLGLLGTVTGMLNTFGALASGSGADATIDLVAGGISEALITTETGLVIAIPGLFFQYHLSHMIERYQAFLAHMETACMQRLYRKLSSKTETRPAA
- a CDS encoding MotA/TolQ/ExbB proton channel family protein, encoding MKTPHTLALILIGLLTALPVLAQDEPATANDTQVTAPAPAPEEAAAETPESAQETEAEAAPAEPAEAPADTAAQAAPEAPAPTFADVSRTVKDQLDTAVEELNELRARIAAEQIPLNSKLSQLESQLIDARQELQAATRRLDSRNLELANLRKSITSRKDEARYLSNLLSEYLRNLEPRVHIAELQRYEEQIEAARLAPENTNLTEQERFNVQLGMVRTSIERLFDLQGGASYEGYAADEQGNIHEGTFVAVGPEVVFSSKDGKVVGTVDARLNSAEPTVTPFSDEEDTRLTAQVVAQSEGMLPFDPTLGNAHVIEATQDTFIEHVQKGGPVMIPIFLLAGLSLLIAVFKWLGLAAITNPSRKRMQALLTAVEKRDKPGAIAAAKKIGGPAGEMLTIGVEHLGEARELIEELMYEKVLSSTLRLQRYLPFISICAAAAPLLGLLGTVTGIINTFEMITIFGTGDAETLSGGISEALITTKFGLIVAIPSLLLYAYLSRKARGIIDGMGQAGVALMNQIGKTPYTEKKEAA
- a CDS encoding ExbD/TolR family protein, which translates into the protein MSRFERLREVEDSPDIDMSPMIDCVFIMLIFFIVATTFIEESGVDVEKPRAATQANLERESIYIALTAEGEVVYAGKQIGITGVRALVSRMVEKDPGMPVVIEADLGAESGKLIKIIDEAKLAGATKVSMATKLSQN
- a CDS encoding DUF3450 family protein, whose protein sequence is MKHLLTHPLTPSGMAVGLLAVVLGTGLCSAADDPDATPSLTIDQTRDQLEQWVETRRLISKEKRDLEIARELLLERIAVIEAEIEAIRGKIVETEESLAKTDEQYNELTSENEMLKGASETLLATLGAMEEQVRRLLISSPTPVVNQVKILSQQIPGDPESTDLPMSNRYQNVIGILNEINKFNSVVTVANETREVGDGQSAEVTVMYLGVSKAYYTGRSGAIGGVGTPAADGWDWEPVNSAGPAIKLAIDIYKNEEVAAFVDLPLEVQ
- a CDS encoding ExbD/TolR family protein, whose protein sequence is MGRFTDYQSGDDGETKVDISPLIDCVFILLIFFIVTTSFVQETGIEVDKPQPSSQPTNDEKTTIVLRLDESGRVFYEGRDIGIAGVQSEVKRVLQSEEAPVIVQASFKAPVGSLVRVMDEARIAGATRVSLAQTQ
- a CDS encoding energy transducer TonB, with amino-acid sequence MTRKRTTRQVHPLLHHAAVLVSAALFTLGLFLVLPVMQSIAKQPPPDTRLQGANVADVPPPPPPPEEEPPEEEPEEEPPQFEEAPPLDLSQLEVALNPGGAGLWSGDAFAPKINTRELMGGVDDILASMGDLDSRPRVVYQPGPMLDAKLRKLAPATVYVIFIVDTNGRVENAQVQNPLHPSLNKAALNAVKQWKFEPGMKSGEPVRFRMRVPITFPEG